GCATAGTTATGGCGACGGAACGTCGAAAAGCCGTCCTGCTGTTTGGTGCTCCCGGAGTTGGTAAAGGAACTCAGGGTAGAATCCTCGGTCAAATTCCCGGTTTTTTCCACCTCTCCAGTGGCGACGTCTTTCGTTCGATCGACATTGAATCTCCCGAAGGTCAGGAAATCTATAAATACAGTTCGCGGGGAGAACTCGTTCCCGATGATCTCAGTATCCGGATCTGGAAACAGGGACTCGATGCCCGCGCCACGCTCTCGATGTATAAGCCAAGAAAAGACATTCTGATTCTCGACGGAATTCCCCGAAACGTCGAACAGTCAAAAATTCTGGAACAACATATTGAAGTCCTCAAAGTTCTGCACTTAACTTGTAGCGACGAAGAGGAAATGATTCACCGCATCCGTCATCGTGCGATTCGGGAAAACCGGGCCGACGATGCGAATGAAAGCGTCATCCGACGCCGCTTCGAGATCTATCGCGAAGAATCTTCCCTGGTTCTCAGTTGCTATCCCGAAGAGATCATCGCCCATATTGATGCCATTGGCTCACCGGCGGGTGTCCTGCTTGCCTGTCTGGAACAGTTGGTTCCCGTTCAGGATGCCCACTTCCGAGGCGAATAGAACACAAACGACCAGAACGGAATACTACAGCGAACAACACAATCAATTGACCAGAAAGGCGCGCTCATGGCCGGTTTTAATCTTGGATGCCCCTCGTATCTGAATCGAACACGGATCTCTTGTCTCAGTCTTCTCGTCCTCTTGATCATAGTCGCTTCGATTCAAACCGCGACCGCAGCCACCCGACCGGCAAAACAA
This genomic interval from Gimesia alba contains the following:
- a CDS encoding adenylate kinase family protein yields the protein MATERRKAVLLFGAPGVGKGTQGRILGQIPGFFHLSSGDVFRSIDIESPEGQEIYKYSSRGELVPDDLSIRIWKQGLDARATLSMYKPRKDILILDGIPRNVEQSKILEQHIEVLKVLHLTCSDEEEMIHRIRHRAIRENRADDANESVIRRRFEIYREESSLVLSCYPEEIIAHIDAIGSPAGVLLACLEQLVPVQDAHFRGE